The DNA segment CGCTGCGGCTGCGCAGGGCGACGAAGCAGCGGCCGCCGGCCGTCCAGTGACCGACGGCACTCCACCGTCTGCGGCGGGCGTGCCGCAGCAGGGCCGGGGTGCCGAGCCGCGCCCAGAGGAACCTGCCGTCGGACGTGGGACAGTCGACGACGTCGACGACCTGGACCTCGACGCGCTCGTCGACGTCCACTGCTGCCGTCTCGGCGATCAACAGGCCGCCCGGGGAAAGGAGCCCGGCCACCCGGTCCAGCAGAGCACGCGGATCGCCGTCGATGCCGATGCTGCCGTCCATGAGCAGGACGGTGTCCCAGCGACCCTCGCCGGGCAGGGGGTCGAAGACGGAGCGCCGCAGTGCCTCGCCCCCCAGCCGCACGGCGCTGTGGACGGCGGCCTCGCTGACGTCGATGCCGAGGACGGGCCGGCCACGGGCGGCGAGTTCCGCGACCAGGCGCCCGGGGCCGCAGCCGACGTCCAGCACGGCGCCCTCACACCTGTCCAGAACGTCCAGATCGACCGGGTCGGCGTGCGCGCACCAGCGTTCGACGTCGAGGGGCAGCAGCCAGCCGTCGGTGCGACGCAGGAACAGCGGGCCACGGCCCGCGCGCAGGGCGGTGGCGTAGGGGTCGGCGGCGGCCCAGGCCGCGGGCGTCGTGTTCATCGGCGCCTCGCCGGCCGGTACCGGGCCGGCCGGGCCGCGAACTTCCCGTGATCCGGATCGGTGGTCACGGCTCTCACTCTACGAAGGGAAGCCAGGCAAATCGGTCTGTGCTGCTTGTGAAACGCGGACGTCGGAGCGCCGGAAACCGATGGAGGCGGCCCCGGAAGCGGGCCCGATACGAGGCCGCCGCCTGGTCCCCGCTGCTGCCGAGTTCTCGTACACCTTCTGTCGCCTGCCGCAGGCATCCGTGGCCGGTGTCAGAGTTCCTCGTTCGGCCAGTCCAGCAGCCGGGCACCGATCACCGCGGTCTGGAGTATGTAACGGTGAGCCGGATCGGCGGGGTTGGCGCCGGTGAGCTTGTGGATGCGCTCCAGCCGATAGGTCAGGGCCCGCACGCTGAGCGAGAGGCGGCGGGCGGCCTCGGCGGCCACGCAGCCCGAATCGAAGTAGGCGGTGAGGGTGCCGAGGAGAGGCCCCGCGCCACCGCGAGCCGCGGTGAGCGGGCCGAGGCTGTTCAGCACGAGGTCGGCCATGGCTTGCCGGTCACGGGTCAGGACGGGGTACACGAGCAGGTCGGCAGCGCGCAGGACCGGGTCCTCCAGCTCCAGACGTTCGGCCAGTTCCAAGGCGTTGAGCGCCTCTTCGTACGAGTGGACGACTCCGCCGGCGCCGGGCTGTGCGCGGCCGATGGCGACCTGGCCGCCTTCCGTGGCCGCGTGGGCCTGCTTGGCGAAATACGCGAGGACCTCGTCCTGGTGGCCGGGGGCGATGCACAGCATGCGGCCGTCCTTGGTGGTGAGCAGGATGCTGCGGTCGCCGAAGCGGGAGATGAGCGCGCGTTCCACCTGTTGGGGAACCTTGTCGCCTTCGTCGTAGGCGGTGGGACCCTGGGCGACGGCCACGGCGTGGGCGTGTGAGAGGCGCAGGCCGAAGCGTTCGGCGCGTTCGGCGAGACGGCCCAGGTCGCTGCGTCCGTAGAGGAGGTCGTCGATGAACTCCCGGCGAGCGGCCTCCTCTTGGCGCACGGCGTGGCGTTGGGCGCGTTCGTAGCCCTCGGAGAAGGCGTCTATGACGTGGTGCAGGGCGGCCAAGGCGCTGTCGGCCGTGCCGGGAGCGGTCGGCCATGCCGCGCGGGCGGCGGTCAGATGGGCGCTGACGAGGGCGCGCAGTCCGTGACCGGCGTCCGCGGCCAGCTCACCGAGCTCCTGGCGGGAAGTGACTTCCTCCCTAGTGAGGCGCCGCCCCGTGGCCGAGACCTCGGCCAGAATCTGGGCACAGCCCTCCACATAGTGCTCGGGAATGTCCCGTTCCGTCATGTCGCCCCCGGGTTCTTAACGCGCCGATGACGGTTTCTTAGCGGTTCACCGGCATGTAGACCCTAGTGAACGCTGCCGGAAACCGGCAATGCGCTGACGCGTGCCTGCCGTGCACCATGACCTAGGGGGAGCACTACGGGGGATTCCGGTGCCGGACACCGGCAGGTGTCCGGCACCGGAGCCCGGATCGCCCGATGCGCCACCGAGCACGCGGGACCACCACTGCGGGCGGAAAGGGGGACCAACGATGCGGACGTTTCTGGCAGTGGCCACCGGCCTGCCCACGATCCTGCTGACCGCCGCCCTCGTCGTGATGGTGTGCTTCTGGTTCCTGGTTGCCGCCGGCTTCACCACCGCCTACAGCTTCGACGCGGACCTTGACCTTCGTGCGTGGGGCATGGGCGGCGTACCGGTGACGATCGCCGTCTCCTCGCTGACAGTTCTCGCCTGGTCCCTGAGCGTCGGCGGGACTCTCGTGCTGGTCGTGTTCACGTCGCCGGGACCCGCCACCGGACTGCTGCGCATGGTCGTGCCGGCCCTGGCACTGCCCGCCGCGTGGCGGATGACCCGCCTGTTGGTACGGCCCCTGCACCGTCTCTTCCCCGATGAACCCGGTCTGCCCGGCCTGGGCCGGACACGGGACCGTGACCACTGGGACGACTCGGACCGCGCAGCCTGACACACGGCTCCATCGGGTCGCGGGCCCGCCCTCCCCCCCCCAGCGCCACCTTCCTCACGCATCACCTTCCTTATGCCTCAAGGACGTATGCCATGAATGCCATCACTCTGGGCGTCGGCGTGCTCATCGCCGTCACCGCACTCGCCGTCCTCGTCGTCTCCCAGCTGTTCCGCAAGGTGGAGCAGGGCAAGGCGCTGATCGTCTCCAAACTGCGCAAGGTCGATGTGACCTTCACAGGGCAGGTCGTGCTGCCCGTGCTGCACAAGGCCGAGGTCATGGACATCTCGGTGAAGGCCATCGAGATCACGCGGACCGGCAAGGACGGGCTGATCTGCCGGGACAACATACGTGCCGACATCCGGATCACGTTCTTCGTGAAGGTCAGCAAGACGGTCGAGGACGTCATCAAGGTCGCCCAGGCGGTCGGGACCGCGCGGGCGAGTGACCGGGACACGTTGCAGGAGCTGTTCCACGCGAAGTTCTCCGAGGCGCTGAAGACCGTCGGCAAGCAGTTGGACTTCACCGACCTGTACACCAAGCGCGACGAGCTGCGGTACCGGATCATCGAGGTCATCGGCGTCGACCTGAACGGTTACCACCTGGAGGACGCGGCGATCGACTACCTGGAGCAGACGCCGCTGACCCAGCTCGACCCGGCCAACGTCCTCGACGCCCAGGGCATCCGCAAGATCACGGAGCTGACGGCCGTCGAGCACGTGCGCACCAACGAGGCCCAGCGCACCGAGGAGAAGGAGATCACGCGGCAGAACGTCGACGCCCGTGAAGCCATCCTGGAGCTGGAGCGCCGGCAGGTCGACGCGGAGACCAAGCAGAAGCGGGAGATCGCGACCGTACGGGCCCGGGAGGAGGCCGAGACGGCGCGGGTGATGGAGGAGGAGCGGCTGCGGGCGCAGGGCGCGTTCCTGGCCACGGAGGAGAAGCTCGGCGTGCAGCGCGAGAACCAGGCTCGCGAGGTCGCCGTCGCCGCGATGAACCGCGAGCGGGTCATTGCCGTCGAGAACGAGCGCATCGAGAAGGACCGCCTTCTCGAAGTCATCGCGAGGGAGCGGGAGACGCAGCTGACCCGGATCGCCGCCGAGAAGGAAGTCGAGGCGGAGAAGCGGGAGATCGCCGAGGTCATCCGGGAGCGGGTCGCGGTGGACCGTACGGTCGCCGAGCAGGAGGAGTCCATCAAGAAGCTGCGTGCCGTGGAGGAGGCGGAGCGGCAGCGGCAGGCCGTGATCATCGCCGCCGAGGCGGAGGCGCAGGAGAAGCTGGTCAAGGACATCAAGGCCGCCGAGGCAGCCGAGCAGGTGGCAACGCACCACGCGTCCGAGGAACTCACCCTGGCCGAGGCCCGGTTGAAGACGGCCGACCTCGACGCCCGCGCCAAGCTCCGCCTCGCCGAGGGCGTCCAGGCCGAAGCCGCCGCCGAAGGGCTCGCCGCCGTCCAGGTCCGCGACAAGGAAGCCGATGTCATCGAGAAGGTCGGCCGTGCGGAGGCCGTCGCCACCGAGGCCCGGCTGCGGGCCGAAGCGGAGGGCGCGCAGGTCCAGGCACTGGCGGAGGCCGCGGCCATCGGCGAGAAGCTCAAGGCCGAGGCGGAGGGTCTGACCCAGAAGGCCGCCGCGATGGCCGCCCTTGACGACGCCTCGCGCGGCCACGAGGAGTACCGGCTGCGCATCCAGGCGGACAAGGAGATCCGCCTCGCCGGGCTCGACGTACAGCGCCAGGTCGCCGAGGCACAGGCCACGGTGATCGCCACCGGGCTGGAGAACGCCGACATCAACATCGTCGGCGGCGAGTCGGTCTTCTTCGACCGGCTGGTGTCCTCGATCGCGCTCGGTAAGGGCGTCGACGGCTTCATCCAGCACTCCGAGACCGCGCAGGCGCTGGCCGGGCCCTGGCTGGACGGCACCTCCAGCTTCACCGACGACCTGAGCCGCATCCTCGGCTCGGTCTCCACGGCCGACGTGCAGAACCTGACCGTATCGACGTTGCTGATGAAGCTGATGAGGACCGGCGGGGCCGATTCGGGGCGGCTCCAGCAACTGCTCGACAAGGCAGGCGAGTTGGGTCTGGCGGACAAGCCGCTCACCGCACTCAACGGCAAGGCCGTCCACGCCTGACCGTCTCCCTCCCCAGGTCCGGAGCCGCCGCACAGGGGACGGCGGCTCCGGACCGTGTTCTTCCGACGTCCTGAAAGGGAATCCATGACGACCGGCCCGGACACCGGCACGCACGAGCCACTGGACACCGGCACGCACGGCCCGCTGGACACCGGTGCATACGAGGTACTGCGCGACCGCCTCACCACGCAGGCCGCCGAACTCGCCCACCGCACCGAGGCACTCAACGCCCGCCGCGGCGAGGAGTTCGGCTCGATGCGGCTGGAACTCGCCGGTACCGAGCGACTGCGTACCGAGCACGCCGTAGCGCCTCGGGACATCGTCGCCGTGGGAGACGTACTGCTCTTCGGCTACAACGCCGTCCCGAGCCGTGAGGCGGACACGAGTGTCGGCGATGTCCTGGCCCTGCACGACCGCAATCTTCGACGGCTGCCCGATGATGCCGTGCCCGGCCTGCTCGACGACCCCGCCTTCGTCCGGGAGTTCGCGGCCCTGCACCGCTACTACCGCCAGGCCCGTCTCCTCCGACTCCGCGGCCTCGACGGCAAGGTGCTCGCCGTCTTCCAGACCGGCGAGAAGACGGACGACGTCCGCGTCCTGCGCTGGACCCTGTCCGCCGACGGTCGGGCCACGTTCCTGGACGCACGCGGCGATCGTGACCACATCCTGCCGCCCTCCCACGACGTCGACTGGACGGCGACCACCCGCGACGACCACGTCCTCGGCCGCCATCCCCACGTCTCCATCGGTGGCGAGGTGTTCGTCTCCACCGTCGGCGGCACCCTCACCGTCAAGACCGACGACGACACCGAGACCGGTGAAGGCGTCCACACCGAGCCGGTCGACGAGCCGCTCCAGGCCCTCGCGGACGCGGACATCGCCCACACACGCGTAGGTGCCCTGATCCTGCTGCGCGTGCGCCCCTACAAGGAGGACACCGACCGCCACCTGGTGTTCAACACCCTCACCAGGGCCGTCGTCCGCCTCGACGACATCGGCAGGGCCTGCCGCCGCCTGCCGGACGACCAGGGCATCGCCTTTCCCGGCGGCTACTGCCTGGCCACCGGTAGCCACAAGACGTACGACCTCGACACGGCAGACTTGGAGTTCGAGCGGGAGATCCGCTCACCGAACGGCGAGGACGTGCTGTACGCCTTCCACGCGCGCGCCGAGGGCCGCAGCCTGCTCCTGCCGTACAACACGATCCGCAAGGAGATGGCCGCCCCGCTGTCCTGCCATGGCTGGGCGCTCCTCGACGACGGCGCGCTCGTGGTCCTGCGTGCCGACGGTGACGAGCCACAGCGGGTCCATCCCGCGCAGCTGTGGAACTCCCCGTACGTCTCCGACACCCACGCCGCCGCCCAGCCGGTCGGCACCGGCCCGCTGGCCCGCGTCGGCAACGCCGACCTCGTGCGGGGCATCGCCGGCTGCCTGTCCATCACCGGTGCCGTCGCCGAGACGACACCGACCAGCGAGGTGTACGAGGCGCTGGTGGCCGCCTGCGTCCGGGTGGCGGACACTCACCACTGGCTGGCCGACCCCGAACTCGGCGACCTCCACACCCCGCTGGCACAGGTGCGCGCCACGGCGGAACAGGTCCTGGCCGAGTTCGAGACCGTCCAGGCCCTGACCCGGCAGGCCGCCGACGCGCTCGCCGAAGCCGCCGAGCGGATCGCCGCGGTCGTACGGCGGCTGCGCGGTGAGGCACCGCGCGCAGCCGCCGCCTGGGTGACCGGGCTGACCGAGCTCCGCCATGCGCAGGGGCACCTGCTGACGCTCAAGGAGATGCGGTACGCGGACACCGCCCGCATCGACGCACTCGCCTCCGACTCCGAGGCCGATCTGGCCGCGTTCGGGCAGCGGGCCGTCGCACACCTGGCGCGTGAGGACGCCTTCGCCGGCCACCACGCGGACGTCGAGCGGCTCGTCGCGGACGCCGAGGCCATCGCGACCGTCGCCGACACCGCGCCGATGGTGGCCCGTCTCGATGAACTGGCCCAAGGGATGGGTGTGGTGACCGAGGTGGTCGCCGGGCTCGACATCGGTGAGGCCACGGTCCGCACGTCCGTACTGGAGCGCATCGCCGAGGTCCTCGGCGGAGTCAACCGGGCTCGTGCCATCCTCGAAACCCGTCGTCGCTCTCTCCTCGACCAGGAGAGCCGGGCTGGGTTCGCCGCCGAGATCGGGCTGCTGGGCCAAGCCGTAGTCGGGGCCCTCGCGGTGGCCGACAGCCCCGACGCGTGCGACGAGCAGCTCGCCCGCCTCCTGGTCCAGGTGGAGAGCCTCGAATCCCGGTTCGCCGAGTTCGACGACTTCCTCGACGTCCTCGCGGACCAGCGCGACGAGGTCCACGAGGTGTTCTCCGCCCGCAAGCAGACCCTCGCCGACACACGGGCCCGTCACGCCGAACGCCTGGCCGACTCCGCGGCCCGCGTCCTCGGCACCGTGGCCCGCCGGGCCGCCGCCCTGACGGACGCGGACGCGGTCACCACCTACTTCACCTCCGATCCGATGCCCGTCAAGGTCCGCCGCATCGCCGACGAACTGCGCGAGCTCGGCGACCAGGTGCGGGCCGAGGAGCTGGACGGCCGCCTCAAGGCCGCCCGGCAAGAGGCACTGCGCGGCCTGCGCGACCGCGCCGACCTGTACTCCGACGACGGCCGAGCCCTTCGCCTGGGCCACCACCGTTTCGCCGTGAACACCCAGCCCCTCGATCTCACCCTCGTCCCCCACGGCGACGGACTGGCCTTCGCGGTGACCGGGACCGACTACCGCTCCCCGGTCACCGACCCCGACTTCACCACCACCCGCCCGTACTGGGCCCGCCCCCTGCCCTCGGAGTCGCCCGAGGTCTACCGCGCGGAGCACCTCGCCGCCCGACTGCTGGACGAACACGGCCCCGAGGCCCTCGCGGAGGCCGACCTGCCCGCCCTCGTGCGACAGGCGGCGGAGACGGCGTACGACGAGGGCTACGAACGCGGCGTCCACGACCACGACGCGACCGCGATCCTCACCGCGCTCCTGCGCCTGCACGATGCCGCGGGTCTGCTCCGCCACGAGCCCGGCGCCCGTGCCGCGGCCCAGCTGTTCTGGGAACACGCGACGACGGCGGAGGCCCGCGCAGGCTGGACGCGGCGTGCGGTGTCGCTGGCCCGGGCAAGGGAAACGTTCGGCCTCGCCCCCGCCATCGCCGAGCTGCGGGCGGAACTGGCGGAGGCGATCGGAGGCGAGTGCGCGAGCAGCGCCGCCGCCTACCTGTTCGAGGAGCTGACCACCGGACCCGACGGCTTCGTCATCAGCGCCGGCACCCGCACGATGCTCGACAAGTTCCGCAGCACCGTGGGCACGTCCGCCTACGACGACGACCTCACCGCACTCGACGACCTGACCACCCGCAAGCAGCTCGTCGAGGCATGGCTCTCCTCGTACGCCTCCTCCACCGGCTTGGACATCACGCCCGGCGAACTGGCCCAGGCGGTGGCGGCCGAGCTCTGCCCGGATCTGGTCCGGTACGAGTCCGACGCGGCGTTGACCGCGACCGTCGAGGGCCTGCTCGGCGCGCACCCGCGCATCACCGGCCGCACGCTCACCGTCCGCATCGACGAACTCCTCGCCCGTACCCAGCACTTCCGACTGCACGAAGTCCCTGCCCACCGTGCCTACCAGCGCCGCCGGACGGCCCTGGTGACCGCCGAGCGCACGCGGATCCGCCTGGACGAGTGCCGGCCGCGTGTGATGTCCGCTTTCGTGCGGAGCAAGCTCATCGACGAGGTGTATCTCCCCCTCATCGGCGACAGCCTTGCCAAGCAACTCGGCACCACGGGCGAGACCAGGCGCACCGACACCGGTGGTCTGCTCCTGCTCATCTCCCCGCCCGGCTACGGCAAGACGACCCTCATGGAGTACGTCGCCGACCGGCTCGGCCTGATCCTGGTGAAGGTCAACGGCCCGGCGCTCGGCCACACCGTTACCTCGCTCGACCCGGCAGAGGCTCCGAACGCCACCGCCCGCCACGAGATCGAGAAGATCAACTTCGCGCTGGAGGCGGGCAACAACACCCTCCTGTACCTGGACGACATCCAGCACACCTCCCCGGAGCTGCTGCAGAAGTTCATCCCGCTGTGCGACGCCACACGCCGTGTCGAAGGTGTGCGGGACGGCGAGCCGCGCACTTATGACCTGCGCGGTAAGCGGTTCGCCGTATGCATGGCAGGCAACCCCTACACCGAGTCCGGCAGCCGCTTCCGCGTGCCCGACATGCTCGCCAACCGAGCCGACGTCTGGAACCTCGGCGACGTCGTGACGGGCAAGGACGACGCCTTCGCCCTCAGCTTCATCGAGAACGCCCTGACGTCGAACCAGGTGCTCGCTCCACTGGCCGGCCGCGAACGCGCCGACCTGGACCTCCTCATCCGCCTGGCCGAGGGTGACGGGTCGTCCCGCGCCGACCGCCTCACGCACCCGTACGCCCCCGCCGAGCTGGAGCGGATCCTGGCCGTCCTGCGCCATCTGCTCACCGCCCGGCAGACGGTTCTGGCGGTGAACGCGGCCTACATCGCCTCGGCGGCCCAGTCGGACACGACCCGCACCGAGCCGCCCTTCCAGCTCCAGGGCTCCTACCGCAACATGAACAAGATCGCCCAGCGCATCCAGCCCGTCATGAACGACACCGAACTCGCCGCGCTGATCGACGACCACTACACGGCCGAGGCCCAGACCCTCACGACCGGCGCCGAAGCCAACCTGCTCAAGCTGGCCGAGCTGCGCGGCACACTGACGGCGCAACAGGCGTCGAGGTGGGCAGAAGTGAAGGCAGCCTACGTCCGCTCCCAAGCACTCGGTGGTCCCGAGGACGCACCCCTGCCCCGCGCGGTCGCCGCGCTCGGCCTGCTCGCCGACCGGATCGCCGCGATCGAGACGGCGATCAACCGGGCCGCCGACCCGCGCCACTTGTTGGCGAACTCCCAGGCCCGCCATGCGGCGGAGCGGCAACCGGGAGCGGAGGACCACTGACATGCGTGCTTTCGGCGGGACCGCTGAGCCCGACGGGCATCACGGCGTGCCCGACCAATGGATCGGTCTTGACGCCGCTGCTCGGCGCGGGAACTGGTGATGGACCGGAGCCTCGACGCTCGTTTTCACCAGCGGGACGTCCCAATGCCGACTTCGAGGAGAGGCTTGCGCTGATCCGCAGGCACTGGTCCAACGCGAACTCTTGATTGACCACCCCGAAGTGGCCCCATGCAGCGGGCCGCCTCGGCTCAGGCCCTCCGTCCGGTCCCCTCCGGACCCGCGCCGTGCGCCCCGCCCCGTGGCTGTCGGCCGAGGAGCTCGGCCAGGCCCTGCCGGGTGGCGGCGAGGACCACCCGGTCACCGGGCCGCAGGACATAGCCCGGGTGGATGTCCCACACGAGCCCAGCAGGCCGATCGGAGTCCTCGTGTGTCGGGGTGGCGGCGAGGTCGGGGAGCCGGTCGTCCGGGGCGGCGGTGTCCAGGGCGAGGACGCGCCAGCCACCGGCCCGGAACGACTCGGCGACGGTGCGCCCCTCCAGTTGGGGGTGCCCGGCGACGTTCAGGGCCGCGAAGAGCAGGACGCGGCGTTCGACAGGGATAGCCCCCAGGATCTGGCGGCCCATCATGGCGCCGGCGAAGGCGGGCGCGGCGAGCGTGGAGACGCTGCGGCTGCGGGTGAGGGCCTGCGGGTGGGCCGCGCGCAACGTGCGGTACACCGCGGTGGCGAAGTCGTCGTCGTACAGGCGCAGCGCGACCCGTAGGTCCGGTTTGACGGAGCGTGCGTACAGGGCGGCTTCGAGGTTCGTGGTGTCACTGCTGGTGAGGGCGAGCAGGGCATGCGCGCGGTGGACCTTGGCGGCTTCCAGGACACCTTCCTGGGTCACGTCGCCCAGGACGGTGGGGACACGGAGGCGGCGGGCAAGAGGCAGGCCGCGTGCCTCGGGGTCCTCCTCGACGCACACCACCGGGATGTCGAGTTCCCGCAGCCGAGCCAGGACACGGGTGCCGATCTTGCCGAGGCCGAGCAGGACGACATGGCCGGACAGACCGCGCGGCGGGCGCCGCAGCGCCGAGACCGTACGGAAGGTGCCGAGCCCTTCCAGAACGGCCGCGAGCAGGATGGGGAGCAGCAGCAGTCCGGCCAGGCCGGACAGGAGTTGGAGTACCTGGCGGGCTGTGGGTTCGCCGATCGCCGGGTCTCCGATCGCGAACAGGTCCAGCAGGGTCAGGTACGCGGCATACAGGGGGTGGTCGTCCGTGGTCAGCCAGCTTGCCACGGCAAGGCCCAGAACACTGGCGACGAGCCCGGCCAGCGACCAACGGAGCCGACGCGAGAACAGGGAGGCGAGCGGAAGCCCCCGCCCTGCCAGACGGCCGGGCGCAAAAGCGGCGCCGGTGTGGGCGACGGCTTCGAGAACCACCGTGCCGCGGCCCGTCGCGGCGGCGACCGCATCCATGTCGGGCAGCAACGTCGGTCCCTCCTGCCCGCTCGCGTCCGAACCCTCCGCTCCCGCAGGGTCGGTGGTGGTCGACGACAGCAGGGCGAGCGTGCACAGGCCGGGGTCGGCCACCTCGCCACGACCGGGCGGGGTGCGTTCCACCGCCCGTAACAGCAGCCCGTCGGCCTGGACCACCTTGCTGGTACCGGCGACCGCGGTGGCCGCCAGCGCCGGCGCCGCCGTGTCCGCGTCCGACAGGACGGTGGTGGAGGTGTCCAGGGCGTCGGGGTCCAGGCCGGGAGCGGCGAGGACGGCGGCCTGGTCGAGGAGTTCCTCAAGGTGCTGGCCGAGCTTGCGGTTGTAGAGCCTGATCACCAGGCGCAGCCGGGGGTTGAGCCGACGGGCGGCGAGGGCCGCGTGGATGTTGGCCGCGTCGTCGTCGTGGACCAGCGCCAGCGCGGCGGCCTCCCGCACACCCGCTTCGACCAGTACCGCCTCCGTGAGGACGGGCGCTTCGAGCACCCGGGAGCCGCCTCGCCGCCGCCGGGTGCGTCAGCCGTACGGTTCATGGCGGCCTGCATCCGGCCGAGCAGAGCGGAGGCACGCATCGGGTTCGTGGCGCCGGGGATGTTGGACGTCGGGACGACGAGGGTGACCCGCTCCCGGTACACCGTCGTGAGTTCGGCCGCCAGTCGTTCGGCGAGCGCATCGTCACCGCACACGATCATGTGTCCCGGCGGAGGAACGCGGGGCGTCGGCTGAGGGAACAGAGCCATGTCGTCGCAGACCTCCGGTCGAACGGACGCGCAGCGGGGGCGCGGGAGCGGGGTTGCCGGGAACAGGACCGGGTCAGGCACCCACACCGGCCGTACGCGACGCCGGTGCACCGTCGCCCTCTGGTACCCCGGCGATGGCCTCGACGTTGAAGAGCCGGGCGATCGGCACGTCGGTCGAGCTGTGCGCGACGATCGAGAAGGCGATGCACACGGCGATGAGCGTGAACGCCTCCTCCCCTTGCGGGATCCCCGCCTGGAGCACCAGCAGTCCGTACACCACGGAGGCGAAGCCCTTCGGCCCGAACCAGGCCGCCACCAGCTTCTCCCGGCGGGTGAACCGCGTGCCGAGCAGCGACAGCAACAGGGAGGCCGGGCGGATCAGCGCGATGGCAAGGACCACCGCGACGTAGCCGCCGAAGGACAGGTCGCCGAACAGCTGCGGCGTCAGCAGCGCGCCGAACACCAGCAGGGCCGCGAACTTGGCCAGCTCCGACAGCGCCTCCCCCAGGGGCTCGAACGCCTCCTTCGCCTCCGGCGAGCGTGCGGTGAGCACTGCGCCGGCGGAGAAGGCAGCGAGGTAGGGGTTCGCGTGCGTGAGGTGGCACAGGGCGTACAGGGTCACGCCGATGGCGAGAGGCAGCAGCGGCTGAAGCTTGGGCTCGGCGCCCAGCAGCCGGAACCTCACCAGCTCGTTCACGACGAACGGCAGGACCACACCGAAGACCAGCCCGAGGACCAGCTCCAGGGCGATCTTTCCGAGCGACGCCTCGGCGTCGCCGGAGGTCGGCCCGGCCGCCGCGATCAGGATGAGGACGACCGGCAGGGCGAGCCCGTCGTTGATGCCGCTCTCCACGTTCAGCAACTGGCGCAGCTTTGACGGGACTTCCTTGCGCCCGACGATCGCCGACGCGAACACGGGGTCGGTCGGCGCGAGGACGGCACCGACCAGGAACGAGGTCGTCCAGTCAAGGCCCACCACGAAGTGCGTGATCAGAGCCATGCCGACGAAAGCGAGCGGCATGCCGAGCCCGAGGGCACGCGCCGGGTTGCGCCAGTTCTCC comes from the Streptomyces sp. NBC_00443 genome and includes:
- a CDS encoding flotillin family protein; translated protein: MNAITLGVGVLIAVTALAVLVVSQLFRKVEQGKALIVSKLRKVDVTFTGQVVLPVLHKAEVMDISVKAIEITRTGKDGLICRDNIRADIRITFFVKVSKTVEDVIKVAQAVGTARASDRDTLQELFHAKFSEALKTVGKQLDFTDLYTKRDELRYRIIEVIGVDLNGYHLEDAAIDYLEQTPLTQLDPANVLDAQGIRKITELTAVEHVRTNEAQRTEEKEITRQNVDAREAILELERRQVDAETKQKREIATVRAREEAETARVMEEERLRAQGAFLATEEKLGVQRENQAREVAVAAMNRERVIAVENERIEKDRLLEVIARERETQLTRIAAEKEVEAEKREIAEVIRERVAVDRTVAEQEESIKKLRAVEEAERQRQAVIIAAEAEAQEKLVKDIKAAEAAEQVATHHASEELTLAEARLKTADLDARAKLRLAEGVQAEAAAEGLAAVQVRDKEADVIEKVGRAEAVATEARLRAEAEGAQVQALAEAAAIGEKLKAEAEGLTQKAAAMAALDDASRGHEEYRLRIQADKEIRLAGLDVQRQVAEAQATVIATGLENADINIVGGESVFFDRLVSSIALGKGVDGFIQHSETAQALAGPWLDGTSSFTDDLSRILGSVSTADVQNLTVSTLLMKLMRTGGADSGRLQQLLDKAGELGLADKPLTALNGKAVHA
- a CDS encoding class I SAM-dependent methyltransferase, encoding MNTTPAAWAAADPYATALRAGRGPLFLRRTDGWLLPLDVERWCAHADPVDLDVLDRCEGAVLDVGCGPGRLVAELAARGRPVLGIDVSEAAVHSAVRLGGEALRRSVFDPLPGEGRWDTVLLMDGSIGIDGDPRALLDRVAGLLSPGGLLIAETAAVDVDERVEVQVVDVVDCPTSDGRFLWARLGTPALLRHARRRRWSAVGHWTAGGRCFVALRSRSASSSAEPAKSTAVISSHRARKPSEDSPVPSW
- a CDS encoding PucR family transcriptional regulator; its protein translation is MTERDIPEHYVEGCAQILAEVSATGRRLTREEVTSRQELGELAADAGHGLRALVSAHLTAARAAWPTAPGTADSALAALHHVIDAFSEGYERAQRHAVRQEEAARREFIDDLLYGRSDLGRLAERAERFGLRLSHAHAVAVAQGPTAYDEGDKVPQQVERALISRFGDRSILLTTKDGRMLCIAPGHQDEVLAYFAKQAHAATEGGQVAIGRAQPGAGGVVHSYEEALNALELAERLELEDPVLRAADLLVYPVLTRDRQAMADLVLNSLGPLTAARGGAGPLLGTLTAYFDSGCVAAEAARRLSLSVRALTYRLERIHKLTGANPADPAHRYILQTAVIGARLLDWPNEEL